The proteins below are encoded in one region of Pongo pygmaeus isolate AG05252 chromosome 20, NHGRI_mPonPyg2-v2.0_pri, whole genome shotgun sequence:
- the SBK2 gene encoding serine/threonine-protein kinase SBK2 → MPGKQSEEGPAEAGASEDSGEEGLGGLTLEELQQGQEAARALEDMMTLSAQTLVRAEVDELYEEVRPLGQGRYGRVLLVIHRQKGTPLALKQLPKPRTSLRGFLYEFCVGLSLGAHSAIVTAYGIGIESAHSYSFLTEPVLHGDLMAFIQPKVGLPQPAVHRCAAQLASALEYIHARGLVYRDLKPENILVCDPDCRRFKLTDFGHTRPRGTLLRLAGPPIPYTAPELCAPPPLPEGLPIQPALDAWALGVLLFCLLTGYFPWDQPLAEADPFYEDFLIWQASGQPQDRPQPWFGLAPAADALLWGLLDPHPRRRSAVSSIREHLGRPWRQREGEAEEVGAVEEEAGQ, encoded by the exons ATGCCTGGCAAACAGTCTGAGGAAGGGCCAGCGGAGGCAGGGGCTTCAGAGGACAGCGGAGAGGAGGGTCTGGGCGGCCTGACGTTAGAGGAGCTCCAGCAGGGCCAGGAGGCTGCCCGGGCGCTGGAGGACATGATGACACTGAGTGCTCAGACCCTGGTCCGAGCCGAGGTGGACGAGCTCTACGAGGAAGTGCGTCCCCTGGGCCAGGGTCGCTATGGCCGCGTCCTTCTGGTCATCCATCGTCAGAAAG GCACACCCCTGGCACTGAAGCAGCTCCCGAAACCCCGCACGTCCCTCCGTGGCTTCCTGTACGAGTTCTGTGTGGGGCTCTCGCTGGGCGCGCACTCAGCCATCGTGACGGCCTACGGCATTGGCATCGAGTCGGCACACTCCTACAGCTTCCTGACGGAGCCCGTCCTGCACGGGGATCTCATGGCCTTTATCCAGCCCAAG GTGGGCCTCCCGCAGCCCGCAGTGCACCGCTGCGCCGCCCAGCTGGCCTCCGCCCTGGAGTACATCCACGCCCGCGGCCTGGTGTACCGGGACCTGAAGCCGGAGAACATCCTGGTGTGCGACCCGGACTGCCGGCGCTTCAAGCTGACCGACTTCGGCCACACGAGGCCTCGCGGGACCCTGCTGCGCCTGGCCGGGCCGCCCATCCCCTACACGGCCCCCGAGCTCTGCGCGCCCCCGCCCCTGCCCGAGGGCCTGCCCATTCAGCCCGCCCTGGACGCCTGGGCGCTGGGCGTCCTGCTCTTCTGCCTCCTCACGGGCTACTTCCCCTGGGACCAGCCCCTGGCCGAGGCCGACCCCTTCTACGAGGACTTCCTCATCTGGCAGGCGTCGGGCCAGCCCCAGGACCGCCCTCAGCCCTGGTTCGGCCTGGCCCCCGCAGCCGACGCGCTTCTGTGGGGGCTGCTGGACCCTCACCCCCGAAGGAGGAGCGCTGTGAGCTCCATCAGGGAGCACCTGGGGCGCCCCTGGAGGCAGCGGGAGGGCGAGGCTGAAGAAGTGGGAGCGGTGGAAGAGGAGGCTGGGCAGTGA
- the SBK3 gene encoding uncharacterized serine/threonine-protein kinase SBK3: MERRASETPEDGDPEEDTATALQRLVELTTSRVTPVRSLRDQYHLIRKLGSGSYGRVLLAQPHQGGPAVALKLLRRDLVLRSTFLREFCVGRCVSAHPGLLQTLAGPLQTPRYFAFAQEYAPCGDLSRMLQERGLPELLVKRVAAQLAGALDFLHSRGLVHADVKPDNVLVFDPVCSRVALGDLGLTRPEGSPTPAPPVPLPTAPPELCLLLPPDTLPLRPAVDSWGLGVLLFCAATACFPWDVALAPNPEFEAFAGWVTTKPQPPQPPPPWDQFAPPALALLQGLLDLDPETRSPPLAVLDFLGDDWGLQGNREGPGVLGSVSYEDGEEGGSSLEEWTDEGNDGKSGGRTETDGGAP, from the exons ATGGAGCGCAGGGCCTCCGAGACCCCTGAGGATGGGGACCCAGAG GAGGACACAGCCACAGCCCTCCAACGGCTGGTGGAGCTGACGACCAGCAGGGTGACCCCGGTGAGGAGCCTTCGGGACCAGTACCACCTCATCCGGAAGCTGGGCTCCGGCTCCTACGGCCGTGTGCTCCTCGCCCAGCCTCACCAGGGGG GTCCAGCTGTGGCTCTGAAGCTCCTGCGTCGGGATTTGGTCCTGAGAAGCACCTTCCTGAGGGAGTTCTGTGTGGGTCGCTGCGTCTCTGCACACCCAGGCCTGCTGCAGACCCTGGCAGGACCCCTACAGACCCCCCGCTATTTTGCCTTCGCCCAGGAGTACGCACCCTGTGGGGACCTCAGCAGGATGCTGCAGGAAAGG GGCCTCCCAGAACTGCTGGTGAAGCGGGTGGCGGCCCAGCTGGCAGGAGCTCTGGACTTCCTCCACAGCCGGGGGCTGGTCCATGCAGATGTCAAGCCGGACAATGTGCTGGTCTTCGACCCGGTCTGCAGCCGTGTGGCCCTGGGAGACCTGGGTCTGACCCGGCCAGAGGGCAGCCCGACCCCTGCCCCACCAGTGCCTCTGCCCACAgcaccacctgagctctgcctcctgctaCCACCCGACACCCTGCCTCTGCGGCCAGCCGTGGACTCCTGGGGCCTGGGGGTGCTTCTCTTCTGTGCTGCCACTGCCTGTTTCCCTTGGGATGTGGCACTGGCCCCCAACCCTGAGTTTGAGGCCTTCGCTGGCTGGGTGACCACCAAGCCTCAGCCACCTCAGCCACCACCACCCTGGGACCAGTTTGCgcccccagccctggccttgCTCCAGGGGCTTCTGGACCTGGATCCTGAGACTAGGAGCCCCCCACTGGCTGTCCTGGACTTCCTGGGGGACGACTGGGGGTTGCAGGGGAACAGAGAGGGACCTGGGGTTCTGGGGAGCGTGTCCTATGAGGACGGGGAGGAGGGAGGCTCAAGCCTGGAGGAGTGGACAGATGAGGGCAATGACGGCAAAAGTGGTGGGAGGACGGAGACAGATGGGGGAGCTCCCTGA